The nucleotide window CGGTTACGATGTCGAATCCTCGTGCCTGGAGGATGGCGGCCACTACCACCGACACGTCTTCGTCGAGGTAGAGGCGCGCGGGCGGCCTAGGCATCCGGACGTGCTGCTGGATGCATCAGATCGTCGCCGACCTGGTTGCGGTTGATATGGCCCTGAATCTCCGCCTGGTGATCAGCGAAAAAGCTCAGAGCGTCAAACACCTGCGCAAGCCCGAGGTGTGGAAGGTGTCCGGGGATCTCCTCAGGGGTGACCCCGAGCCGCCACAGTTCGACAACGGCCCTTACCGGCGTACGTGTGCCCCGGACGATGGGCTCCCCACCCAGGATGCTGTCGTCCCGTACGACATACCGGTGCTCGGTTGCGGTAACCATGGCGCCCTCCCCCGTCAAGTGCGCGATGCCGAAGTGGCCCTCGAGCGGACACATCTCGCGCCCATTATATCGGCCAGCTACCCACTTGACACCAGGCGGTTCCGGAAATCAGCCGCTCCTGCGTGCTCTTCAAGGAAACCCGCCAGCGCGCGCATCTGTCTCGACCTGGGCGAGTGCGCGCTTGTCACGAATGGTTACAGAAGTTACAATGTATTCGGCCCGGGGCTGGCGACCGCGAACCGGTTGTTGATCCGATTGCCGCAGGGCCTCCATGGGAGGGAGGGATGCGGAGCATGCTCAAGTCCACGCCCGTCAGCATCCGCCTCAGACCGGAAACGTATCGGATGGCCGTCGAGATGGCCCGGCGGACATCGCGGTCGCTCAGCGCGGTCCTCAGCGAGCTGACCGAAGAGGCGCTGCGCACCCGCCGTTATGCCGGTATCGCGTTCGCCGGCGCTCCGGGGGAACGCCGCGCCCGCATCGAAGGGGCTGGTCTCGACGTGTGGGAGATCGTCGCCGTCCACAAGGCCTGCGGGGAGGATACGCAGCGGACCCTCCAGATCCTGGAGCACCTCAGCCCGCGGCAGGTCGAGGCGGCTCTCCGGTACTCCCGCGCTTACCCCGAGGAGATCGAGGCGCTGGTGGCTGAGAACGAGCGCTCACCAGACGAGTGGGAGCGCCTGTATCCGCATCTGACGCCGCTCAGTGGGTAGCAACAGCGTAGGTGCCGGTTTCCCCGGGGAGCTGCCTGTGCGGCTGTGGCTTGACGAGATGGTCCCCGCCGAAGTCGCCCGCCAGTTGCGCCGGCGCGGGTACGACGTGCAGGCCGCGCAGGAACCGGAGCACCGGTGGGCGTGGGGCCTGGAGGACGCCGAGCAACTCCAGGCCGCGACGCGGGTTGGGCGGGCCCTGGTCACCTTCAACCTGCGGGACTTCGTCCCGCTGTCCCAGCAGTGGGCCGAAGCCGGCAGGGAGCACGCAGGCATCATCCTGGTCCACGCCAGGGCGGTTCAGCCCGGTGAGATCGGCGCGCTGGTCCAGAGACTGGCTGCGCTGCTCGACGCCACTCAGGATGATCAGGGGCTGGAGAACCGCGTCGTCTTCCTGCGTTAAGAACCCCGCAGGCGAAGTGTGCTACAATGTAGCGTAGAGGTGACAAGAATGCCTGTGGTTAGGCCGGTTTCAGTGAGGCTAGAGCGAGAGGTCGACGCCGAGGTGCGCGATATTGCCCGCCGGGACGACAGGCCCCTCGGCCGGGTCATCAACGAGCTCCTTGACCGTGCGCTGCGAATGCGGCGGTTTCCGGGAGTCGTCTTCGTAGATGGGCCGGCCGGGGTCAGAGCGCACCTCAGCGGCAGCGGGCTCGACATCTGGGAGATTGTGGCGCTGGCGCGCGCGTACGGATCCCCTGAGAAGGCCCGCGAGGCGCTGCCCACATTGTCGGAAGCCGACATGCGGCTGGCCCTGGCGTATGGGGGCACCTATCCGGACGAGATCGAAGAGCGCATCCGCCGCAACGAGCGGCCCATGGAGGACCTAATGCGCGAGTACCCGTTCGTTCGGAAGATCCCCGCGTAGGTGCCGCCTCGCCTGCTGCTCGATGTTCACTTCTCACGAGCCGTCGCCTACGCGCTCCGTTCCCGAGGATTTGACGCCGTGGCTGCTCAGGACGATGCCTTGCTCCGCAGCCGCAGCGACGAGCACCTGCTGGCAGCGGCTGCCGAGCAACGGCGCGCGGTGGTCACGTACAACATCAACGATTTCGTCACCTTGGCGCGCGCGTGGGTTATGGGTGAACGCGGGCACTTTGGGATTGTACTGGTGCACCCTGGAACGATCGCCCAGGCAGACATCGGAGGGCAGGCACGAGCCCTTGAGCACCTCCTGGCGTCACTTCCCACAGAGGACGCGCTCAGGGGCGTGACGGTGTTTCTCGGGAAGCCCGATCTCTAGAAACGGCCTTCCTGGTCCGAACTCCCCCGTCCCCGTCCCTGGACCTCGTCCGCGCTTCGCCTTCGGCTATCCAGATTGGGTGGCCCTGTAGATCTTGCTCCAGTGTCCAACGAGATGGACGATGACAGTCTGCTCAGGTCGCCGCCGAGAGGCTCAGGGGCAAGACAATCCCTCACCAGGCCCACCCGGCCCTCTTTGCAACTTCCTGCCGCAGGATAGCCGGGCAGGAAAGCGGAAACAACGTCCTGCCGAAGCACTCCCTGAGGAGAGAAGATGAGCACCAGGACCGCAAGCACCGTTCTGCGCGGCCTTGCATACACCGCCGCCGTGGTGGCGATCATCGCAGCGGCCGCCCCCACCGCAGCCCCTCAACCCAGTCAGCCGTTCTCCGAGGACAACGCCAAGAACCTGATCCGGGGAGCGCTCCTGCAGTACTTCGACGCCGAGTCGGTCCTTGAGATCTCTGCCTCAGGTACGGTCCTGTTAGGCGATGTCCTTGTAATCGAGGACCTGCTGGTCGTAGGCAGGCCCGTACTGCTGCGCGGTGTCCGCGGAGAGGTACTGGTTCAAGCGGCCGGGCTTCATCTCGACATGCCGGCCCTGGCCGGTCGGCAGATCCGGGTCGTGATACTGGGGAAGGCGACCGTCGTGGGGAAGAGCACCGCGAGGGATATCCAGGAAGGACTGGCCAGGACGTCGCCCAACATCCTCAGGCCGACGGTGAGGTTCCAGGTGGGTCAGTTTGAGGTGGCGGCGACGATCAGGCAGGAGGCGAAGCTCTATCCTGCTCTGGTGAGGGGGAACCTGACGGTCGAGCAGGAGCAGCGAGTGCGCGTGGTGGTCACCGAGGCGCAGGTTTTGGGCAGCGACGTCCCCCGGGGCATGATTGAGAAGGAGCTGGCCAAGCTGAACCCCGTGTTGGACCTCTCGAAGTGGCCGTTCAACCTGCGCATCCAGCGGCTGGTGCTCCACAACGACACGGTTGAGGTGCTGGCCGCGAGCGGGCAATAGACACACATCGCGCCCACGTGCGGGGCTACAGGTCCAGATCCGCGGGGTAGTCCTGCTCACCCCGGTACTCGACGTTCTTGGAGACGATCGCCCGCAGGACCCGCTTGTCGTATCCGGCGCGCTCCAGGGATCGCAGCATGGACAGCGTGTCCTTCGGGAGGCACTTCCCAGAGAACCCGCGGCTGTCGCCCCACGAGGCGGTGTGCATGGGGCCCACGCGGGGGTCCAGCATCCACAGGTCCCTGGCTTCCCAGTACGGCACGCCCCACGCGGCGCACGCCTCCCGCATCTCGTTGGCGAACATGACCTTCCAGGCGATGAACTCGTTCTCGAACGCCTTCACCGCCTCGGCGATGCGGGCCGACGTGACGCGGTACTGCTTCATCGGGCCGGCGATGGGGGCGAATAGATCTACCACCCGCTCACAGTCCGCCGGATCTCCGCCGAAGATGTAGAAGGGGCACTCGATCTCGTCCCGCATGAAGCCGTACGGAACCCAGTACTGCGGCTCGCCCACGTACTCCGGGGAGAACACGATCGGCTTGCCCGTCTTCGCCTTAAGCTCGTCGGTCGTCCCGACCGGGACGGTTGAGCGGAGCAGTATCGTGCCGGCCTCGATCCATCCGACGGCCTCTTCCACAATCGTTGTATCGCACGAGCCATCCGCGCGCATGGGCGTGGGCACGCAGACGGCCACCAGGGCGCTTCCGTTGATGTCGTCCCGGCTACCGTGCCCATTCGGTGGATCGTAGATGGTCACCTCATACCGGTGTCCGAAGAACGCCTCCATCGCCTGCCCGACGCGCCCGTAGCCTACGATGCCGACGCGAGATGTGCCGATCCGAGACATATTCTCACCTCAGTCAGGTGTCCCTGGACACCTTCTCGGCTTCGCTGATGGTGCTGCTACTACCTGCGTTGCGATCGCGCAGCGGCCGCCTCCACGCTGGGGCCTTTGCCTCACTCATAATCGTGTATCGCGTGATCGAACTACTACTGACACCTGAGGCTCTCTTAGGGGGCAGACCACCGCAACCGAACGCAATTACGCCCCCGCCGGAGCTGCGGCGCAGATCCACTCCGCCGCACCCGCAAGGGAGTCGGCCGCGAAGTCGAACGTCTCGGGTCTTGGCTCGTCGTAACCATAGCAGGCAGCAATTTCAACTTCATACTTGACGTACCTTTCAACCGACTAGTACTCTTACCAATGATAAGGCAAATTGGAGGCGAGAAATGCGTACTTACGCTCGTACGACGAAGGCCAAGATAACCCTGACGCTGAGCTCTGATGTGGTATGTCAGCTCGACGCTCTGGCACGCGCGCCGCAATCTCGCTCTCGTAGCCATCTTGTGGAAGAGGCTCTGCGTCGGTGGCTTGACGAACGCGTCCAGGAGAATATCGAGCAGCAGACTGAGGAGTACTACGGCTCTCTATCGCCCGCCGAGCGCGAACAAGACAGAGAGTGGGCCGCACTCGCAGCCGAGGCAGCCCGACAACTGTGGGACAAGTAACGCTCCGTGTCGTATCCACGCCGAGGTGAGATCTACCTGGTCACCCTACCCGGGCACCCTGCCGATCCTAAGGCGCGACCCGCCCTGATCGTGTCAATGGACGTCCGTAACCGCCTGGCGAATGATGTGATGGTGGTGCCGCTGTCCACGACTCTCCGCGCGGCCCCGACCCACGTCGAACTGCCCGCAGGGGAAGGTGGCCTGCGGGAAACTTCGATGGCCAAGTGCGAGCAGGTAACCACCCTGGATAAGTCGTTCCTGATTCGTGGCCCCTTCGCTGGAACCATCAGTCCCGCGCTCATGCGGGAAATCGAAAAAGCGATCCAGCGGGCTATTGGCATTCCCGTCGCGTGACCGGCGAAATCCGGCGGCATTGGGGTAGCCCTGAGGAGTAGTGCTTCTCTCCGGTGCGCCACTTGCTCACCACCTCCCGCCGGGTCTAAGCGAAGCTGCGCAGACCGAGGCGCAGGACGCGGCGTCACTCGGCGTGGTCGGAGACCAGAAAGGTCGCCGAGCGCCTGAGGCGGAGGAAGCGCGCCGCGGGCACCGCCATGAACCTGGCGAGGAGGCGCTCGACCGCCGACTCGCTGATGCGCAGCGCGTCCATGAGCTGGTTGACAATGTGGACCACGTCGTACATGGCGTACCCAAGGCTCTTGGCCGGGATGGCGCGGGGGTCGGCAAGGTTGATCGAGTCTATGGGATGGCGGGAAACCGGTACCGCGAAGCGGGTCTCCGTGACGATCTCCTCGTCGTCGTAGGCCAGGACCGTGGTGTGCCGGGTGCGCACGGTGTCGCCGTTGACCCCGTCCAGATCTATGCTGTAGGATTCATACAGGGTCATGTGCACACGACACTGCAGAAGGGACGAGAGGCCATGACAAAGCGCAGGGTGAACTTGACTCTGCCCGAGAACTTGTGGATCAATCTGCGCGCGCGCGTTCCCGAGCGCAAGATCAGCGAGTACGTCGCCGAGGCGACGGCGGCGCGGCTGGCCGAAGAGGAGAGGGCCATCCTAAGAGAGCGTCTCAAGGACCAGTACGTGGCGCGGGCGGCTCAAGACCACAAACTGGCCGAAGAGTTCTTCGCCGCCGAGCAGGAGACCACTGATCGGATCGGAGCCTGAAAGACCTGTGCGCACCTACAGGCGCGGCGACGTCTGGCTGGCCAACCTGGATCCGGTCATCGGCTCGGAGCAAGGAAAGACTCGCCCGGTTGTCATTGTCCAAAACGACGTGGCGAACGAGTACAGCCCGGCGGTCATCGTTGCGGCCGTGACCACTGTGCTCGGCCCCAAGGAATATCCCACGGAGGTGCGGGTGCGGGCCCCAGAGGGCGGATTGAAGAGGGATTCTGCGATCCTGCTCAACCAGATTCGCACCATTGACCGATTCGCGCGGCAAGCCCCGGACTTCAGGCCGGGGAAGGATAGCGCGAGGTGTGGTACAATGTTCATGCGGCCAACGCCGCCTA belongs to bacterium and includes:
- a CDS encoding DUF433 domain-containing protein, giving the protein MVTATEHRYVVRDDSILGGEPIVRGTRTPVRAVVELWRLGVTPEEIPGHLPHLGLAQVFDALSFFADHQAEIQGHINRNQVGDDLMHPAARPDA
- a CDS encoding DUF5615 family PIN-like protein, translated to MRLWLDEMVPAEVARQLRRRGYDVQAAQEPEHRWAWGLEDAEQLQAATRVGRALVTFNLRDFVPLSQQWAEAGREHAGIILVHARAVQPGEIGALVQRLAALLDATQDDQGLENRVVFLR
- a CDS encoding DUF5615 family PIN-like protein; the encoded protein is MPPRLLLDVHFSRAVAYALRSRGFDAVAAQDDALLRSRSDEHLLAAAAEQRRAVVTYNINDFVTLARAWVMGERGHFGIVLVHPGTIAQADIGGQARALEHLLASLPTEDALRGVTVFLGKPDL
- a CDS encoding ribbon-helix-helix protein, CopG family; translation: MRTYARTTKAKITLTLSSDVVCQLDALARAPQSRSRSHLVEEALRRWLDERVQENIEQQTEEYYGSLSPAEREQDREWAALAAEAARQLWDK
- a CDS encoding type II toxin-antitoxin system PemK/MazF family toxin produces the protein MSYPRRGEIYLVTLPGHPADPKARPALIVSMDVRNRLANDVMVVPLSTTLRAAPTHVELPAGEGGLRETSMAKCEQVTTLDKSFLIRGPFAGTISPALMREIEKAIQRAIGIPVA